From a region of the Synechococcus sp. MW101C3 genome:
- the petD gene encoding cytochrome b6-f complex subunit IV — translation MHILKKPDLSDPKLRAKLAKGMGHNYYGEPAWPNDLLYIFPVVILGTIACVVGLAVLDPAMLGDKADPFATPLEILPEWYLYPVFQILRVVPNKLLGIALQTMVPLGLMLIPFIESFNKFQNPFRRPVAMGAFLFGTAFTIYLGIGAAMPIDKSLTLGLF, via the coding sequence ATGCACATCCTCAAGAAGCCTGATCTGAGCGATCCCAAGCTCCGCGCCAAGCTCGCCAAGGGCATGGGGCACAACTACTACGGCGAGCCCGCTTGGCCCAACGATCTCCTCTACATCTTCCCAGTGGTGATCCTTGGCACCATCGCGTGCGTTGTTGGGCTCGCTGTCCTCGATCCAGCCATGCTGGGCGACAAAGCCGATCCATTTGCCACTCCTCTGGAAATTCTCCCCGAGTGGTACCTCTATCCCGTCTTCCAGATTCTGAGGGTTGTCCCCAACAAGCTGCTCGGCATCGCTCTTCAAACGATGGTGCCCCTCGGCTTGATGCTCATTCCTTTTATTGAGAGCTTCAACAAGTTCCAGAACCCCTTCCGCCGCCCTGTGGCCATGGGTGCCTTCCTTTTTGGTACTGCTTTCACGATTTACCTGGGCATCGGTGCCGCCATGCCGATTGACAAGTCCCTCACCCTTGGTCTGTTCTGA
- the petB gene encoding cytochrome b6, with the protein MANSSPAAKSSPVYDWFEERLEIQAIADDISSKYVPPHVNIFYCLGGITLVCFLIQFATGFAMTFYYKPTVAEAYASVQYLMTDVSFGWLIRSVHRWSASMMVLMLILHVFRVYLTGGFKRPRELTWITGVTMAVITVSFGVTGYSLPWDQVGYWAVKIVSGVPAAVPVVGDFMVELLRGGESVGQSTLTRFYSLHTFVMPWLLAVFMLMHFLMIRKQGISGPL; encoded by the coding sequence ATGGCGAACTCGTCTCCGGCTGCCAAGTCGTCCCCTGTGTACGACTGGTTTGAGGAGCGTCTGGAGATCCAGGCGATCGCAGACGATATCTCCTCCAAATACGTGCCGCCCCACGTCAACATTTTCTATTGCCTCGGCGGCATCACCCTGGTGTGCTTTCTGATCCAGTTTGCCACCGGCTTCGCGATGACCTTCTATTACAAGCCCACCGTCGCTGAGGCGTATGCCTCGGTTCAGTACCTCATGACGGATGTCAGCTTCGGTTGGCTGATCCGCTCAGTGCATCGCTGGAGCGCCAGCATGATGGTGCTGATGCTCATTCTTCACGTGTTCCGCGTGTATCTCACTGGCGGCTTCAAGCGTCCCCGTGAGCTCACCTGGATCACCGGCGTCACCATGGCCGTCATCACAGTTTCTTTCGGGGTCACCGGCTATTCCCTCCCTTGGGATCAGGTGGGTTATTGGGCCGTCAAGATTGTTTCCGGTGTTCCTGCCGCCGTCCCTGTGGTTGGCGACTTCATGGTCGAGCTGCTCCGTGGTGGTGAAAGCGTCGGTCAGTCCACTCTTACCCGCTTCTACAGCCTTCACACCTTCGTCATGCCCTGGCTGCTTGCGGTCTTCATGCTCATGCACTTCCTGATGATCCGTAAGCAAGGCATTTCCGGTCCCTTGTGA